A stretch of the Corvus moneduloides isolate bCorMon1 chromosome 8, bCorMon1.pri, whole genome shotgun sequence genome encodes the following:
- the EDRF1 gene encoding erythroid differentiation-related factor 1 isoform X2, producing MEEPCGAGAAAPLRGDAEEPKQGSVLFLGGNEVKSSAVVKYSSAPPQAAFARLQEKTDLKLPPANWLRESAKLGPAGTTILGNSKKSKPFSSFGMAYDFIDSVGNDVDVVSDSENIKKLLKIPYSKSHVSMAVHRIGRTLLLDELDIQELFMRSSQTGDWTWLKEFYQRLIDQKWQRKKKSKEHWYQKAILSKFLYYSINGDGAAQPVPSTSKQHQGGPVAGESDEAGRASWPAPFEMPSSLSEDPGASNQGLKNDFVRNILWTFEDIHMLVGSNMPIFGGGRYPAVSLRLRDNNKPINVLTGIDYWLDNLICNVPELVMCFHVNGIVQKYEMIKTEDIPNLENSNFSTKVIKDIAQNILSFLKSNCTKEGHTYWLFKASGSDIVKLYDLTTLCEETEDKYQNPFTMPVAILLYKVACNMMLKKNQNKKHYGTIRTLLLNCLKLLDNGRHPQIIASANYMLSELFQLDEPKKEDSADFPINGNSDESYSEEEEEMPDSDENGSYSNSSDPPDDNKAVAIIKSVGELSVPEKYKSVHRIRPSCAFPVCHGTEERCRLVLNHVLEGLKSVDSSVKKEGDLPAADPSTPIPLKYEDESTSGGPESLEKQMALFLDKMGSFQKGKHSSQSGMIPGSWQYKMKLQLILKSSRAYYVLSDAAMVLQKYGRALRYIKLALQCHDTYCCLCGSMLPEVLVFLCQCLTLCGDIQLMLAQNANNRAAYLEEYNYQTKEDQEILHSLHRESRCQGFAWATDLSTDLEYQLSVSCKCYEAAYEILLFSNLKSQNPEQHIQVLKRMGNIRNEIGVFYMNQAAAVQTERVVSKNVSTTEQQLWKKSFSCFEEGIQNFESIDDATNAALLLCNTGRLMRICAQAHCAAEGDYKREFSPEEALYYNKAIDYYLKALRSLGKRDVHPAVWDSVNWELSTTYFTMATLQQDYAPLSRKAQEQIEKEVSEAMMKSLKYCDVDTVSERQPLCQYRAATIHHRLASMYHSCLRNQVGDEHLRKQHRVLADLHYSKAVRLFQLLKDAPCEFLRVQLERVAFAEFQMASQNSSAGKLKTLSGALDIMTKTRGAFQLIRKDLVAESEQISKDKSPAESMSVNDSPAGLNKEEVLKLLGIFESRMSFLLLQSIKLLTSSKKKIGGTNEEEAVLKTNKQVYSLLLRATANKGLSLLERTELILNLLEQLAPRSTEGNPGMQ from the exons ATGGAGGAGCCCTGCGGCGCGGGCGCCGCTGCCCCGCTGAGGGGGGACGCCGAGGAGCCCAAGCAG GGGTCGGTGTTGTTCCTCGGAGGCAATGAGGtgaagagcagtgctgtggtgaAATACTCCTCAGCCCCTCCACAAGCAGCCTTTGCTCGTCTGCAGGAGAAAACAGACCTGAAGCTGCCTCCTGCCAACTGGTTACGGGAAAGTGCCAAGCTGGGACCAGCAGGGACAACCATTCTaggcaacagcaaaaaaagtaaACCCTTCTCAAG ctttggGATGGCCTATGACTTCATTGACTCGGTTGGAAATGATGTGGATGTTGTGTCTGATTCAGAG aacattaaaaaactCCTGAAGATCCCTTACAGCAAGTCCCACGTGAGCATGGCAGTGCACAGAATTGGAAGGACACTCCTGTTGGATGAGCTGGATATCCAGGAACTCTTCATGAGATCCTCTCAG ACAGGGGACTGGACATGGCTGAAAGAGTTTTATCAAAGGCTGATTGATCAGAagtggcaaagaaaaaagaagagtaaagAACATTGGTACCAGAAGGCAATACTTTCTAAATTTTTGTATTACAG CATTAATGGAGatggagctgctcagcctgtTCCTTCCACTTCCAAGCAGCACCAGGGGGGTCCTGTTGCAGGTGAGAGTGATGAAGCAGGAAGGGCCTCCTGGCCAGCTCCTTTTGAAATGCCTTCCTCGCTATCTGAAGACCCAGGTGCCTCTAACCAG GGACTTAAAAATGACTTTGTTCGTAATATCTTGTGGACCTTTGAAGATATCCACATGTTGGTGGGATCAAATATGCCAATATTTGGAGGTGGGAGATACCCTGCTGTGAGCCTGCGTCTCAG gGATAACAACAAGCCAATAAATGTGCTAACAGGAATTGACTATTGGTTGGACAACTTAATATGCAATGTACCAGAGCTTGTGATGTGCTTTCATGTCAATGGAATTGTTCAG aaatatGAAATGATCAAGACTGAAGATATTCCCAATTTGGAAAACTCTAATTTTTCTACCAAAGTGATAAAAGATATTGCTCAAAATATCTTATCTTTTCTGAAATCAAATTGCACCAAAGAAGGACATACCTATTGGTTGTTTAAAG caagTGGGAGTGATATAGTAAAGCTGTATGACCTCACCACGCTTTGTGAAGAGACTGAAGACAAATACCAAAACCCTTTTACAATGCCAGTGGCAATTCTGCTGTACAA AGTTGCTTGCAATATGATGCTgaagaaaaaccagaacaagAAACACTATGGCACAATCAGAACGTTGCTCCTGAATTGTCTGAAGTTGTTGGACAATGGCAGACATCCTCAA ATTATTGCTTCAGCAAACTACATGTTATCAGAGCTTTTTCAGCTGGATGAACCTAAAAAAGAAGACAGTGCAGACTTCCCTATAAATGGAAATTCTGATGAAAGTTacagtgaggaagaggaagagatgcCAGACAGTGATGAAAATGGTTCTTACAGCAACAGTTCTGATCCCCCAGATGACAATAAAGCAGTGGCAATAATCAAATCTGTTGGGGAGTTGTCAGTACCAGAAAAATACAAGTCTGTGCATCGAATACGT cccagctgtgcatTCCCTGTCTGCCACGGCACCGAGGAGCGCTGCAGGCTGGTGCTCAACCACGTCTTGGAG GGTTTGAAGTCTGTTGACAGCAGTGTTAAAAAAGAGGGTGACCTTCCTGCAGCTGACCCCAGCACTCCAATCCCGTTGAAATATGAGGATGAATCCACCAGTGGTGGTCCTGAGTCTCTGGAAAAACAGATGGCCTTGTTTCTAGACAAAA TGGGCTCCTTCCAGAAGGGGAAGCATTCCAGCCAGTCAGGAATGATTCCTGGATCATGGCAATATAAAATGAAACTCCAGCTCATCCTGAAATCATCAAGAGCTTATTATGTCCTATCTGATGCTGCTATGGTCCTGCAGAAATACGGGCGAGCACTGCGATACATCAAGCTGGCCTTGCAGTGCCATG aTACCTACTGCTGTCTGTGTGGCAGCATGCTTCCCGAGGTGCTGGTGTTCCTGTGTCAGTGCCTAACCCTTTGTGGAGATATCCAGTTAATGCTGGCTCAGAATGCCAACAACAGAGCCGCTTACCTTGAAGAATATAATTACCAGACTAAAGAAGATCAGGAGATACTACACAGCCTTCACAGAGAATCCAGGTGCCAAG ggtTTGCCTGGGCTACAGATTTATCCACAGACTTGGAATACCAGCTTTCTGTCAGCTGCAAATGCTATGAAGCAGCTTATGAAATCCTACTcttcagtaatttaaaaagccaaaacccaGAGCAGCACATCCAGGTGCTCAAGAGGATGGGTAATATCAGGAATGAGATTGGAGTGTTCTACATGAaccaggcagctgcagtgcagaCTGAGAGAGTGG TGAGTAAAAATGTCTCCACgactgagcagcagctctggaagaaAAGTTTCTCCTGCTTTGAAGAAGGAATTCAGAATTTTGAGTCCATTGATGATGCCACCAATGCTGCCCTTCTGCTGTGCAACACGGGGAGGCTGATGAGGATCTGTGCCCAGGCCCACTGTGCAGCTGAAGGGGACTACAAAAGGGAGTTTTCCCCAGAAGAGGCCCTTTATTACAATAAG GCTATTGACTACTACCTGAAGGCTCTGAGGTCTCTGGGTAAGAGGGATGTGCATCCAGCTGTTTGGGATTCTGTGAACTGGGAGCTGTCTACGACGTATTTCACGATGGCAACTTTGCAGCAGGATTATGCTCCCTTATCCAGAAAGGCTCAGGAACAG ATAGAGAAGGAAGTCAGTGAAGCCATGATGAAGTCCTTGAAGTACTGTGATGTTGATACAGTGTCTGAACGGCAGCCCCTGTGCCAGTACCGGGCTGCCACCATCCACCACAGGCTGGCTTCTATGTACCACAGCTGCCTCAGGAACCAG GTTGGTGATGAACACCTGAGGAAGCAGCATCGTGTCCTTGCTGATCTCCACTACAGCAAAGCAGTGCGGctcttccagctcctgaagGATGCCCCCTGTGAGTTCCTGCgtgtgcagctggagagagtGGCCTTTGCAGAGTTCCAGATGGCCA gtcagaacagcagtgctgggaagttAAAGACTCTGTCTGGGGCCCTTGATATAATGACCAAAACCAGGGGTGCATTTCAGCTCATCAGGAAGGATCTTGTGGCAGAGAGTGAACAG ATCAGCAAGGATAAAAGTCCTGCTGAGAGCATGTCAGTGAATGATTCCCCTGCAGGCCTTAACAAAGAGGAAGTCTTGAAACTGCTTGGGATTTTTGAGTCCAGGatgtctttccttctcctccaatCCATTAAATTGTTAActtcaagcaaaaaaaagatTGG GGGCACCAACGAAGAAGAAGcagttctgaaaacaaacaagcaggTTTATTCCCTGCTGCTTCGTGCCACTGCCAACaaggggctgtccctgctggagcGCACAGAGCTCATCCTGAAtttgctggagcagctggctcCAAGGAGTACCGAAGGCAATCCTGGAATGCAGTGA
- the EDRF1 gene encoding erythroid differentiation-related factor 1 isoform X1: protein MEEPCGAGAAAPLRGDAEEPKQGSVLFLGGNEVKSSAVVKYSSAPPQAAFARLQEKTDLKLPPANWLRESAKLGPAGTTILGNSKKSKPFSSFGMAYDFIDSVGNDVDVVSDSENIKKLLKIPYSKSHVSMAVHRIGRTLLLDELDIQELFMRSSQTGDWTWLKEFYQRLIDQKWQRKKKSKEHWYQKAILSKFLYYSINGDGAAQPVPSTSKQHQGGPVAGESDEAGRASWPAPFEMPSSLSEDPGASNQGNVPLEPSYLVGHVASAPKEQNLTPLFNDGENSQGLKNDFVRNILWTFEDIHMLVGSNMPIFGGGRYPAVSLRLRDNNKPINVLTGIDYWLDNLICNVPELVMCFHVNGIVQKYEMIKTEDIPNLENSNFSTKVIKDIAQNILSFLKSNCTKEGHTYWLFKASGSDIVKLYDLTTLCEETEDKYQNPFTMPVAILLYKVACNMMLKKNQNKKHYGTIRTLLLNCLKLLDNGRHPQIIASANYMLSELFQLDEPKKEDSADFPINGNSDESYSEEEEEMPDSDENGSYSNSSDPPDDNKAVAIIKSVGELSVPEKYKSVHRIRPSCAFPVCHGTEERCRLVLNHVLEGLKSVDSSVKKEGDLPAADPSTPIPLKYEDESTSGGPESLEKQMALFLDKMGSFQKGKHSSQSGMIPGSWQYKMKLQLILKSSRAYYVLSDAAMVLQKYGRALRYIKLALQCHDTYCCLCGSMLPEVLVFLCQCLTLCGDIQLMLAQNANNRAAYLEEYNYQTKEDQEILHSLHRESRCQGFAWATDLSTDLEYQLSVSCKCYEAAYEILLFSNLKSQNPEQHIQVLKRMGNIRNEIGVFYMNQAAAVQTERVVSKNVSTTEQQLWKKSFSCFEEGIQNFESIDDATNAALLLCNTGRLMRICAQAHCAAEGDYKREFSPEEALYYNKAIDYYLKALRSLGKRDVHPAVWDSVNWELSTTYFTMATLQQDYAPLSRKAQEQIEKEVSEAMMKSLKYCDVDTVSERQPLCQYRAATIHHRLASMYHSCLRNQVGDEHLRKQHRVLADLHYSKAVRLFQLLKDAPCEFLRVQLERVAFAEFQMASQNSSAGKLKTLSGALDIMTKTRGAFQLIRKDLVAESEQISKDKSPAESMSVNDSPAGLNKEEVLKLLGIFESRMSFLLLQSIKLLTSSKKKIGGTNEEEAVLKTNKQVYSLLLRATANKGLSLLERTELILNLLEQLAPRSTEGNPGMQ from the exons ATGGAGGAGCCCTGCGGCGCGGGCGCCGCTGCCCCGCTGAGGGGGGACGCCGAGGAGCCCAAGCAG GGGTCGGTGTTGTTCCTCGGAGGCAATGAGGtgaagagcagtgctgtggtgaAATACTCCTCAGCCCCTCCACAAGCAGCCTTTGCTCGTCTGCAGGAGAAAACAGACCTGAAGCTGCCTCCTGCCAACTGGTTACGGGAAAGTGCCAAGCTGGGACCAGCAGGGACAACCATTCTaggcaacagcaaaaaaagtaaACCCTTCTCAAG ctttggGATGGCCTATGACTTCATTGACTCGGTTGGAAATGATGTGGATGTTGTGTCTGATTCAGAG aacattaaaaaactCCTGAAGATCCCTTACAGCAAGTCCCACGTGAGCATGGCAGTGCACAGAATTGGAAGGACACTCCTGTTGGATGAGCTGGATATCCAGGAACTCTTCATGAGATCCTCTCAG ACAGGGGACTGGACATGGCTGAAAGAGTTTTATCAAAGGCTGATTGATCAGAagtggcaaagaaaaaagaagagtaaagAACATTGGTACCAGAAGGCAATACTTTCTAAATTTTTGTATTACAG CATTAATGGAGatggagctgctcagcctgtTCCTTCCACTTCCAAGCAGCACCAGGGGGGTCCTGTTGCAGGTGAGAGTGATGAAGCAGGAAGGGCCTCCTGGCCAGCTCCTTTTGAAATGCCTTCCTCGCTATCTGAAGACCCAGGTGCCTCTAACCAG GGAAATGTGCCTCTTGAACCCTCATATCTAGTGGGGCATGTGGCCTCAGCGcccaaagaacaaaacctgACTCCTTTGTTCAATGACGGGGAGAACAGTCAG GGACTTAAAAATGACTTTGTTCGTAATATCTTGTGGACCTTTGAAGATATCCACATGTTGGTGGGATCAAATATGCCAATATTTGGAGGTGGGAGATACCCTGCTGTGAGCCTGCGTCTCAG gGATAACAACAAGCCAATAAATGTGCTAACAGGAATTGACTATTGGTTGGACAACTTAATATGCAATGTACCAGAGCTTGTGATGTGCTTTCATGTCAATGGAATTGTTCAG aaatatGAAATGATCAAGACTGAAGATATTCCCAATTTGGAAAACTCTAATTTTTCTACCAAAGTGATAAAAGATATTGCTCAAAATATCTTATCTTTTCTGAAATCAAATTGCACCAAAGAAGGACATACCTATTGGTTGTTTAAAG caagTGGGAGTGATATAGTAAAGCTGTATGACCTCACCACGCTTTGTGAAGAGACTGAAGACAAATACCAAAACCCTTTTACAATGCCAGTGGCAATTCTGCTGTACAA AGTTGCTTGCAATATGATGCTgaagaaaaaccagaacaagAAACACTATGGCACAATCAGAACGTTGCTCCTGAATTGTCTGAAGTTGTTGGACAATGGCAGACATCCTCAA ATTATTGCTTCAGCAAACTACATGTTATCAGAGCTTTTTCAGCTGGATGAACCTAAAAAAGAAGACAGTGCAGACTTCCCTATAAATGGAAATTCTGATGAAAGTTacagtgaggaagaggaagagatgcCAGACAGTGATGAAAATGGTTCTTACAGCAACAGTTCTGATCCCCCAGATGACAATAAAGCAGTGGCAATAATCAAATCTGTTGGGGAGTTGTCAGTACCAGAAAAATACAAGTCTGTGCATCGAATACGT cccagctgtgcatTCCCTGTCTGCCACGGCACCGAGGAGCGCTGCAGGCTGGTGCTCAACCACGTCTTGGAG GGTTTGAAGTCTGTTGACAGCAGTGTTAAAAAAGAGGGTGACCTTCCTGCAGCTGACCCCAGCACTCCAATCCCGTTGAAATATGAGGATGAATCCACCAGTGGTGGTCCTGAGTCTCTGGAAAAACAGATGGCCTTGTTTCTAGACAAAA TGGGCTCCTTCCAGAAGGGGAAGCATTCCAGCCAGTCAGGAATGATTCCTGGATCATGGCAATATAAAATGAAACTCCAGCTCATCCTGAAATCATCAAGAGCTTATTATGTCCTATCTGATGCTGCTATGGTCCTGCAGAAATACGGGCGAGCACTGCGATACATCAAGCTGGCCTTGCAGTGCCATG aTACCTACTGCTGTCTGTGTGGCAGCATGCTTCCCGAGGTGCTGGTGTTCCTGTGTCAGTGCCTAACCCTTTGTGGAGATATCCAGTTAATGCTGGCTCAGAATGCCAACAACAGAGCCGCTTACCTTGAAGAATATAATTACCAGACTAAAGAAGATCAGGAGATACTACACAGCCTTCACAGAGAATCCAGGTGCCAAG ggtTTGCCTGGGCTACAGATTTATCCACAGACTTGGAATACCAGCTTTCTGTCAGCTGCAAATGCTATGAAGCAGCTTATGAAATCCTACTcttcagtaatttaaaaagccaaaacccaGAGCAGCACATCCAGGTGCTCAAGAGGATGGGTAATATCAGGAATGAGATTGGAGTGTTCTACATGAaccaggcagctgcagtgcagaCTGAGAGAGTGG TGAGTAAAAATGTCTCCACgactgagcagcagctctggaagaaAAGTTTCTCCTGCTTTGAAGAAGGAATTCAGAATTTTGAGTCCATTGATGATGCCACCAATGCTGCCCTTCTGCTGTGCAACACGGGGAGGCTGATGAGGATCTGTGCCCAGGCCCACTGTGCAGCTGAAGGGGACTACAAAAGGGAGTTTTCCCCAGAAGAGGCCCTTTATTACAATAAG GCTATTGACTACTACCTGAAGGCTCTGAGGTCTCTGGGTAAGAGGGATGTGCATCCAGCTGTTTGGGATTCTGTGAACTGGGAGCTGTCTACGACGTATTTCACGATGGCAACTTTGCAGCAGGATTATGCTCCCTTATCCAGAAAGGCTCAGGAACAG ATAGAGAAGGAAGTCAGTGAAGCCATGATGAAGTCCTTGAAGTACTGTGATGTTGATACAGTGTCTGAACGGCAGCCCCTGTGCCAGTACCGGGCTGCCACCATCCACCACAGGCTGGCTTCTATGTACCACAGCTGCCTCAGGAACCAG GTTGGTGATGAACACCTGAGGAAGCAGCATCGTGTCCTTGCTGATCTCCACTACAGCAAAGCAGTGCGGctcttccagctcctgaagGATGCCCCCTGTGAGTTCCTGCgtgtgcagctggagagagtGGCCTTTGCAGAGTTCCAGATGGCCA gtcagaacagcagtgctgggaagttAAAGACTCTGTCTGGGGCCCTTGATATAATGACCAAAACCAGGGGTGCATTTCAGCTCATCAGGAAGGATCTTGTGGCAGAGAGTGAACAG ATCAGCAAGGATAAAAGTCCTGCTGAGAGCATGTCAGTGAATGATTCCCCTGCAGGCCTTAACAAAGAGGAAGTCTTGAAACTGCTTGGGATTTTTGAGTCCAGGatgtctttccttctcctccaatCCATTAAATTGTTAActtcaagcaaaaaaaagatTGG GGGCACCAACGAAGAAGAAGcagttctgaaaacaaacaagcaggTTTATTCCCTGCTGCTTCGTGCCACTGCCAACaaggggctgtccctgctggagcGCACAGAGCTCATCCTGAAtttgctggagcagctggctcCAAGGAGTACCGAAGGCAATCCTGGAATGCAGTGA
- the UROS gene encoding uroporphyrinogen-III synthase isoform X2, whose translation MKVLLLKDPKDKDSGPDPYIKELGSHSLEATLIPVLSFEFISLDSLFEKLSHPECYGGLVFTSPRALEAIKMCLKEKSKKEAWSKSLKQMWNIKPTYVVGKATASLGEKPNSSALLFPCGALKREVLPTVLREKGIPLESLTVYQTTQHPDLQASLSSYFSQQGIPASIVFFSPSGVKFCLQHIQKLSGDLINQVKFAAIGPTTAQALEAAGIPVSCTAGSPTPQDLAAGIHRALHPHNCSVPQ comes from the exons ATGAAGgttctgctgctgaaggatCCCAAAGACAAAGATTCAGGACCAGATCCATATATTAAA GAATTAGGATCACACAGCTTGGAAGCAACGCTGATCCCAGTTCTGTCATTTGAATTCATCTCTCTTGACAGCTTATTTGAGAAG CTTTCTCATCCAGAGTGCTATGGAGGCCTAGTTTTTACCAGTCCAAGAGCATTAGAAGCCATCAAGATGTGTTTAAAAGAGAAGAGTAAAAAAGAAG cCTGGTCAAAATCTCTTAAACAAATGTGGAATATCAAACCAACATATGTGGTAGGAAAAGCTACAGCTTCTTTAG GAGAGAAACCCAATTCCTCAGCTCTCCTATTTCCTTGTGGAGCCCTGAAAAGAGAAGTACTTCCTACAGTGCTTAGAGAAAAAG GCATACCCCTGGAAAGCCTCACTGTTTATCAAACAACCCAACACCCTGATCTGCAGGCGTCTTTGAGCAGTTACTTCTCCCAGCAG GGGATCCCTGCAAGCATCGTGTTCTTCAGCCCGTCCGGTGTCAAATTCTGTCTCCAGCACATCCAGAAGCTTTCAGGGGATTTGATCAACCAAGTCAAG TTTGCTGCCATCGGTCCCACCACGGCCCAGGCCCTGGAAGCCGCCGGGATCCCCGTgagctgcactgcagggagcCCCACGCCCCAGGACCTGGCTGCTGGCATCCACAGAGCCCTGCACCCACACAACTGTTCTGTGCCCCAGTGA
- the UROS gene encoding uroporphyrinogen-III synthase isoform X1, which yields MKVLLLKDPKDKDSGPDPYIKELGSHSLEATLIPVLSFEFISLDSLFEKLSHPECYGGLVFTSPRALEAIKMCLKEKSKKEAWSKSLKQMWNIKPTYVVGKATASLVEEIGLFPQGEKSGNAEKLAEYICSREKPNSSALLFPCGALKREVLPTVLREKGIPLESLTVYQTTQHPDLQASLSSYFSQQGIPASIVFFSPSGVKFCLQHIQKLSGDLINQVKFAAIGPTTAQALEAAGIPVSCTAGSPTPQDLAAGIHRALHPHNCSVPQ from the exons ATGAAGgttctgctgctgaaggatCCCAAAGACAAAGATTCAGGACCAGATCCATATATTAAA GAATTAGGATCACACAGCTTGGAAGCAACGCTGATCCCAGTTCTGTCATTTGAATTCATCTCTCTTGACAGCTTATTTGAGAAG CTTTCTCATCCAGAGTGCTATGGAGGCCTAGTTTTTACCAGTCCAAGAGCATTAGAAGCCATCAAGATGTGTTTAAAAGAGAAGAGTAAAAAAGAAG cCTGGTCAAAATCTCTTAAACAAATGTGGAATATCAAACCAACATATGTGGTAGGAAAAGCTACAGCTTCTTTAG TGGAAGAGATTGGCCTTTTTCCACAAGGAGAAAAGTCTGGAAATGCTGAGAAATTAGCTGAATATATTTGTTCAA GAGAGAAACCCAATTCCTCAGCTCTCCTATTTCCTTGTGGAGCCCTGAAAAGAGAAGTACTTCCTACAGTGCTTAGAGAAAAAG GCATACCCCTGGAAAGCCTCACTGTTTATCAAACAACCCAACACCCTGATCTGCAGGCGTCTTTGAGCAGTTACTTCTCCCAGCAG GGGATCCCTGCAAGCATCGTGTTCTTCAGCCCGTCCGGTGTCAAATTCTGTCTCCAGCACATCCAGAAGCTTTCAGGGGATTTGATCAACCAAGTCAAG TTTGCTGCCATCGGTCCCACCACGGCCCAGGCCCTGGAAGCCGCCGGGATCCCCGTgagctgcactgcagggagcCCCACGCCCCAGGACCTGGCTGCTGGCATCCACAGAGCCCTGCACCCACACAACTGTTCTGTGCCCCAGTGA